From the Lathyrus oleraceus cultivar Zhongwan6 chromosome 4, CAAS_Psat_ZW6_1.0, whole genome shotgun sequence genome, one window contains:
- the LOC127075551 gene encoding NADH--cytochrome b5 reductase 1 yields the protein MLELPFNMTLSFPTLFFKSLPFAKDLEPELLNASIALVAAGLTAAYIYYRKKPKGSLDPKNFKEFKLVKKTRISPNAARFKFALPTPKSILGLPVGKNILVRGRDSEGGEVMRSYTPITLDSDVGYFELVVKMYPYGKMSHHFRQMKEGDSLAVKGPKGRFSYKVGRVRAFGMIAGGSGITPMFQLIRAILENKKDKTKVYLIYANVTVDDILLKEELDRFANTFPHRFHVYHVLNKPPNEWNGGVGYISKEMIEYHCPAPASDIQILRCGPPPMNKAIATHLAALGYTSKMQFEF from the exons ATGTTGGAGTTACCATTCAACATGACACTTAGTTTCCCTACATTGTTTTTCAAGTCCTTACCTTTTGCTAAGGACTTGGAGCCTGAATTATTGAATGCCTCCATTGCTCTTGTTGCTGCTGGTCTTACTGCTGCTTATATTTACTACCGCAAGAAACCCAAAG GTTCCCTGGAcccaaaaaatttcaaagaatTCAAACTTGTAAAGAAGACACGGATCAGCCCCAATGCTGCAAGATTCAAATTTGCCCTTCCTACTCCTAAGTCGATATTGGGTCTTCCTGTTGGAAAAAACATACTTGTCAG AGGAAGAGATAGCGAAGGAGGTGAAGTTATGAGGTCATATACTCCAATCACATTGGATTCAGATGTAGGCTATTTTGAATTAGTTGTAAAG ATGTACCCATACGGAAAGATGTCACACCATTTTAGGCAAATGAAGGAAGGTGACAGCTTGGCCGTGAAGGGCCCCAAG GGACGTTTCAGTTACAAAGTTGGCCGGGTTAGGGCATTTGGAATGATTGCTGGAGGTTCAGGCATTACCCCAATGTTTCAG CTCATAAGGGCCATACTAGAAAACAAAAAGGACAAAACAAAAGTCTACCTCATTTACGCCAATGTGACAGTGGATGATATCCTACTAAAG GAAGAACTTGATCGCTTTGCAAACACATTTCCTCACAGATTCCATGTCTATCATGTTCTTAATAAG CCTCCCAATGAATGGAATGGTGGCGTTGGGTACATATCAAAGGAGATGATTGAATACCATTGTCCAGCACCTGCCTCGGATATCCAG ATACTTAGGTGTGGTCCACCACCCATGAATAAAGCCATTGCAACTCATCTTGCTGCACTTGGATACACATCAAAGATGCAGTTTGAGTTCTAA
- the LOC127075550 gene encoding vacuolar protein sorting-associated protein 36 yields the protein MTGNSLPPVKLTDSGRPVLIPNEIECFFLSGVDLLSEDEPNTWFPHLKSGLLILTTHRLLWLPDAAVAASSSSVAVPLASIAHIFPHKKSLKSVFASPRVRFQVSPSPERGVAASGSRSVVATVVVRGKGDCDAFVSKFWENWRARAWEESESATSSSSNAAVRAASTSSSGIYSSDGTVRMVGVSGILRKEQEMWESTDKSLQDAFQDLNALMSKAKEMVMLAEKMRLKLLSGSNSQTNTTNEEEMGSKEEMQELLLSVGIISPVTKESAGALYHQQLSRQLADFVKVPLERAGGIINLIDIYCLFNRARGTELISPDDLLQACSLWEKFDVPIVLRKFDSGVMVIQNKSHSDEEVFTKIKVLVMKPDALRAGISPSDAAMTLGVAPAMAKEHLLSAESKGILCRDVSPDGFRFYINLFPEIDRDDMYLVKDQGIYASWVRAIPAHG from the exons ATGACCGGAAACTCCTTACCGCCGGTGAAGCTCACCGACAGTGGCCGCCCAGTTCTGATACCGAACGAGATCGAGTGCTTCTTCCTCTCCGGCGTAGACCTTCTCAGCGAAGACGAACCTAACACATGGTTCCCTCACTTAAAATCTGGCCTCCTCATCTTAACCACGCATCGTCTCCTCTGGCTCCCAGACGCGGCCGTCGCCGCCTCATCCTCCTCCGTAGCTGTCCCCCTTGCTTCAATCGCCCACATTTTCCCCCACAAGAAGTCTCTCAAATCGGTGTTCGCCTCCCCAAGGGTCCGTTTCCAGGTGTCTCCATCGCCGGAGCGCGGAGTTGCCGCATCAGGATCAAGATCGGTGGTTGCGACGGTCGTGGTGAGGGGTAAAGGAGACTGCGATGCTTTTGTGTCCAAGTTTTGGGAGAATTGGAGAGCTAGAGCGTGGGAGGAGTCAGAGAGTGCTACGAGTTCGAGTTCTAATGCAGCGGTCAGGGCAGCATCGACGTCTTCGAGTGGGATTTATTCGAGTGATGGGACGGTGAGGATGGTGGGAGTGTCGGGGATTTTGAGGAAGGAGCAGGAAATGTGGGAGAGTACTGATAAGAGTTTGCAGGATGCTTTTCAGGATTTGAACGCCCTTATG AGCAAGGCTAAAGAGATGGTCATGCTAGCAGAAAAAATGAGGCTAAAGCTTTTGTCAGGCTCAAATTCTCAAACAAATACAACTAATGAAGAAGAGATGGGTTCAAAAGAAGAAATGCAAGAATTGTTATTGAGTGTTGGTATAATATCCCCTGTTACAAAAGAGTCTGCGGGTGCTCTGTATCATCAACAATTATCTCGCCAG TTGGCAGATTTTGTTAAAGTTCCACTAGAGAGAGCTGGAGGAATTATCAATCTAATTGATATTTATTGTCTCTTCAATCGTGCTCGTGGAACAG AATTGATCTCACCTGATGATTTGTTGCAAGCATGCTCTCTGTGGGAGAAGTTTGATGT CCCAATTGTTCTAAGGAAGTTTGATAGTGGGGTCATGGTAATACAAAATAAGTCCCACAGTGATGAGGAG GTTTTCACTAAAATTAAGGTGCTTGTTATGAAGCCTGATGCTCTTCGAGCTGGGATAAGTCCTAGTGATGCTGCAATGACGCTGGGAGTTGCCCCAGCAATGGCAAAGGAACATCTCTTGTCTGCTGAGAGCAAGG GTATACTTTGCAGAGATGTCAGCCCTGATGGATTTCGCTTTTATATTAATTTGTTCCCAGAAATTGATCGAGATGATATGTATTT AGTGAAAGATCAGGGGATTTATGCCTCATGGGTTAGAGCAATCCCTGCTCATGGTTAG